CATTCATTATTTATTGGATGAGCCAGCCGGAACTTTGGAGACGCCGCAAGGGAAACTAACCTGGCAAACCAAAGCCTGGCAGCAAGAAAATGTACCTCAACTGCCAGCGAATGAAGTGCTGCTGGATGCAAGCATAGCAACGTTTCCAATGATATTCCGCCCATGGGCAACGGGTGATTATTGCTACCCCTTGGGCATGGCCAAAAAGAAAAAAGTAGCCCGCATATTGATTGATCAAAAGCTGTCGAAAACGGCGAAAGAAAAAGTGTTTGTGCTGGAATCGAAACAACGCATTGCATGGGTGGCGGGCGTTCGTATGGACGACCGATTTAAAATAACGGCTAAAACGAAGCAGGTGATTTGGTTACGGTTGGATTGATAGGACGCGGATATATGGGACGCGGATGTTGCGGATAGAAACGGATTTTCGCGGATTAGTTTTTTGCCGTTGATTCACTGGTTTTTCAGATAAATATAATGGGAGTCAAATTTTCGTTGACTCCCATTTTGTATGTGCTAAAATGATTCGCTTCGCTAAAAATCGAACCGGGGGTGTTGAATGGCTTCGAGAAAGCGGGGGATGGTATCACGATCGATAACGAGTAATGCTACAATGCCAAACATGGCACCCCAGAAATGCGCATCATGATTGATGTTGTCGCCGCCTTTTTTGCTCATGTACTGTGAGTACACCAGGTACAACACACCAAACACAATGGCGGGAACTGGTATTACAAACACCCTGATAGTTGCCCATGGTACCAATAGAATAAAGGCAAACAACACCGCCGATACACCACCCGATGCACCAAGGCTGGCATAACTGCTGTTGTTGCGGTGTTTGAAGTAGGTAGGCAAATCGCTTACTACAATGGCCAACAAATAAAAGATGGGAAAAACGTATTGCTTTTTATCTCCAAGATGGGCAAATTGAACAGCAAAATATTGCTCTTCCAGTAGTCTTCCGAAAAACCATAACGTAAGCATATTGAAGCCAAGATGCATAACATCGGCATGAATGAAACCAGAAGTGAGCAAACGATACCATTGGCCCCGATTAATAGCTGGCGGATACATGATTAAATCGTTGTACACTTTGCTGCTGTTGAAAGCAGAAAAAGACACTAAGGCTGTAACGATTATAATAATAAGTGTATGTGTCATTTCTTGGTTTTAGTGATTTCTACCCGCTCCATCATTTTTTCTACCCACAAAAAAGTAGCGGGGCAATACTTGATGTTTTGCTTGTGGATGTAGGCATAGCTTTCCATCGGCAGTTTTACCAAGTGCGGAAAGCCGCGACAATCATCGGGGCGTACTTCGTAAATATTGCATTTGTTGGTATTGAGGTCGAGAAAAACACAGGGCTGCTGCTGCATGCGCCAGTCTTTTTCTTCCTCATCATACATCAGGTATTTAGCTTTAAAATCTTTTACCGACATGCCCAGGTGTTCGGCAATGCGCTGCTTGTCTTTCTTCTCCAGTGTAGGCGTCATTTTTTTGCAGCAGTTGGCACACTGCAGGCAATCTACTTCCTGCCATACTTCTTTTTCGGTAGTATGTGCAATGTCAATAATGTCGCTCACATCGCTTTCTTCCAAATGCTTGATGAATTTGCGCATCGGCTTCTTGTGCTTGTCAAACTTTTTTTCCAGCGACGATAGTTTCATAACGGCTCAGGTTTGTGACGCTTCCTAATTTTTTATTTTGAAGCAAGAGCAGCAAATTGCAGCATCGGTCATGCAATTCCAAATAATCAGTCAAAATATTAGCAGCAACCATGTGGCAGCCTTACAAAAAAGGGTTTAAAGCCTACCTGCAACTGGAGCGGTCGCTGAGTGAAAACTCAGTGGATGCTTACCTGCACGATGTGGAGCTGCTAACGCAATGGATGTTGCTGCAAGGCCTGCAAAAAAATCCGGCTGCCGTAGTGCAAGAAGACCTGCAGCAATTTTTGAAAGCCATTGCTGAAATGGGGATGGGCGCCAATAGCCAGGCCCGCATCATCAGCGGGTTGCGGGCATTTTTTAAGTATGCCATGCTGGAGCAAATAGTGCAGCAAAACCCCACCGAATTGCTGGAAGCACCCAAGCTCAAAAGAGCCTTGCCCGAAGTATTGTCGTTTGGAGAAATTGAAGCCATCATTGGTGCCATTGACCAAAGCACCCCTGAAGGTGTGCGTAACAAGGCCATGCTGGAAACGCTGTACAGCTGCGGTCTTCGGGTGAGTGAGCTGGTAAATTTGCAACTGAGCCAGTTGTACATGGATGTAGGTTTTGTAAGGGTGTTTGGCAAGGGTAGCAAAGAACGCCTGGTGCCGATTGGTCGTGATGCCGTCAAGTATATTCAGCTATACCGCGACAATGTGCGGGTACACGTGCCGGTGCAAAAAGGGGAAGAAGACATGGTGTTTCTCAACAACCGTGGCCGAAGGCTGAGCAGGGTGATGGTATTCCTCATCATCAAAGCCATGGCCGCCAAAGCAGGCATTACCAAAAACATTTCGCCACACACATTTCGCCACAGTTTTGCCACGCATTTGGTGGAAGGTGGTGCCGACCTACGGGCCGTGCAGGAAATGCTGGGGCACGAAAGCATTACCACTACAGAAATCTATACACACCTCGACCGTGAATATCTCCGCGAAACCCTGCACCGTTTTCATCCGGCTTTTAAGTAGCAACCGTCGCCACAATACTGCGACCAGTTCCTTTACTTTGCTGCCACAATCAGTAGCATGAAAATTGCCATTACCTACGAACGGGCCAAAGTATTGCAAGCATTACGGTATCATTTTATCTCCCGCAGCGAAGTAAAAATTTTGCTGATACTGGTGAATGTGTTTGCCCTCATTTCTGCGGGTTTGTTTGCATTCAAACTTATTCGGCCTTTTCCGTTTCTCATCAGCTCCTTGCTGTGGTTTGTACTGATGCTTACGTTTTGGTTTTGGCTGCCCCGCATTATATACAGTCGTACCCGTACGTTTAAAGAAGACATTGACCTCAGTTTGCGCAGCGAAGACATTTTGATAGAAACTGAAAAGGGCTATACTACCTGGGGCTATCAGCGGTTTAGTTATTTCATGGAGAGCCCGTATTTCTTTCACTTGTACATCAACGATAAATCGTTTTTTCTGATACCCAAAGATGCCTGCACCGGCGATGCCGATACCGTGTTGGTTCGTCAGAAACTGAAAGAGAAAATGGCGTTTAAGTAAGCCGTTTACCGCAATTGTTTTTCCATTTTGTGGTGCGGCACGGTTACTTCTTCAAAAGGTTCGCCCACTATTTTGTAGCCCAGTTTTTGGTAAAAGCCCAAGGCCGTATCCCGTGCATGCATGGTGAGTTTGCGGTAGCCTCTGTCTCGGGCCAGATTTTCGGCAAATTGCATAATAGAAAAGCCGATGCCCTTGTGTTGTAAGCGGCTATTCACCGCCATTTGGCGCAGCTTTACGGTGTCGTGGTCGAGTTGGGTCAAAATACAGCAGCCCAATATGCGGCCATCATCGAAGGCGCAAATCAGGATGTCGTCTTTTTCTTCCGCCAATTGTTCTGGTGTAAAACTGAGTCCCAACGGCCGCCGCAGCACTTCCTCCCGCAGTTTCACCATTTGCTCATATTGTGCTGAGCCATGTTCTATTTGCATGAGTGCCATGTGCTCAAAATAAGGTTGTATTGTACAACTACCAAATTTTCATGCCCTTTTGCTGCGGTATCCAGGGGTTCTTTGCACACGATGGCGTATATTCTTGCACAATCTTTTCACCCCACAGGCTTTCGGCACAGGGCTCCCAAGTGATGCGCCTATATTTGCGGCAAAATCACATCAATCATGTCCGCCGATCCAATATTTCAACTCCTCCAAAAAGAATTACATCGTCAGCGCACCGGCATTGAGCTCATTGCCAGCGAAAACTTTACCAGCCTGCCTGTAATGCAGGCCATGGGTAGTGTAGCTACCAATAAGTACGCCGAAGGTTATCCCGGCAAGCGTTACTACGGTGGTTGCGAAGTGGTGGACGAAATTGAAACACTGGCCATCGAACGCATCAAGCAGGTGTT
The Phnomibacter ginsenosidimutans genome window above contains:
- the xerD gene encoding site-specific tyrosine recombinase XerD, whose protein sequence is MWQPYKKGFKAYLQLERSLSENSVDAYLHDVELLTQWMLLQGLQKNPAAVVQEDLQQFLKAIAEMGMGANSQARIISGLRAFFKYAMLEQIVQQNPTELLEAPKLKRALPEVLSFGEIEAIIGAIDQSTPEGVRNKAMLETLYSCGLRVSELVNLQLSQLYMDVGFVRVFGKGSKERLVPIGRDAVKYIQLYRDNVRVHVPVQKGEEDMVFLNNRGRRLSRVMVFLIIKAMAAKAGITKNISPHTFRHSFATHLVEGGADLRAVQEMLGHESITTTEIYTHLDREYLRETLHRFHPAFK
- a CDS encoding YkgJ family cysteine cluster protein, with product MKLSSLEKKFDKHKKPMRKFIKHLEESDVSDIIDIAHTTEKEVWQEVDCLQCANCCKKMTPTLEKKDKQRIAEHLGMSVKDFKAKYLMYDEEEKDWRMQQQPCVFLDLNTNKCNIYEVRPDDCRGFPHLVKLPMESYAYIHKQNIKYCPATFLWVEKMMERVEITKTKK
- a CDS encoding GNAT family N-acetyltransferase produces the protein MALMQIEHGSAQYEQMVKLREEVLRRPLGLSFTPEQLAEEKDDILICAFDDGRILGCCILTQLDHDTVKLRQMAVNSRLQHKGIGFSIMQFAENLARDRGYRKLTMHARDTALGFYQKLGYKIVGEPFEEVTVPHHKMEKQLR
- a CDS encoding rhomboid family intramembrane serine protease, producing the protein MTHTLIIIIVTALVSFSAFNSSKVYNDLIMYPPAINRGQWYRLLTSGFIHADVMHLGFNMLTLWFFGRLLEEQYFAVQFAHLGDKKQYVFPIFYLLAIVVSDLPTYFKHRNNSSYASLGASGGVSAVLFAFILLVPWATIRVFVIPVPAIVFGVLYLVYSQYMSKKGGDNINHDAHFWGAMFGIVALLVIDRDTIPRFLEAIQHPRFDF
- a CDS encoding YcxB family protein, which produces MKIAITYERAKVLQALRYHFISRSEVKILLILVNVFALISAGLFAFKLIRPFPFLISSLLWFVLMLTFWFWLPRIIYSRTRTFKEDIDLSLRSEDILIETEKGYTTWGYQRFSYFMESPYFFHLYINDKSFFLIPKDACTGDADTVLVRQKLKEKMAFK